tttaaatttgatgCTTTTAATTTTAGTAGGTCAGACTTTCATTGGACACATATGTTAAACAAATAATAGAATGATaattcatgaaaaaaatttaaatattaaaatgagaaaataaatataaatttagagTAAAATTAAACATTAAGCCTATTCATAAATCAAAGAAGGAATTGTAAATTtaactaatttgaaaaatattacattgttgttaaaaaattatttaaaagtaatGTATGTATTTGAAAGACAGCATATGGCATAAGAATTGTATGCACTTAAATGACTCACTCCCGTATATTGAGCAACTTGGAATGAAGGTGTCTACAAAAccaattttatttctattttattttcttgtatctaaataataatatgtaataaataataatttctatAGATTAAAACTAGATTATagtttattattttaggattttgaagTTTTTCTCTAGActtattttagatttaaattaatttttataaattttataaagaaattaaaaagacaaaaacattCCTATAatgatatttgttatttttaaaaaaaataaatttaaatatttttctaattagtACTTGATTAATTTATGTCACCAACTTAATTAAAGacataataaccataataatgtCACACCCATAATGTGAGaggaaagaaaaattttatgtaaaaaatatataatagcaAAAAATGTATTTGGATCATAGGTGGAGAGATAAATAACTTATATACAAAATTTTCCTAATCTCGATCCCGATTCTTAAACATATAACTTATGTTAAGTAGTggtttttagttcatttatttaaatgttttacgtaaaaatattaaaagataaaaatagtaaaaaaattattataaattataataatatttaggttaaaatatactCCAAGTCTCTATATGTTTCACacatttggaatttagttttattatttttaaaattttaagatttgagtctaattattaacactattaaaaaattttcttttaaatttattagcatgatattttgaaataaaaaaattttgatacatACAAATTATTATATAGTGACGGCGCAGAAACTGTCACTAAAAACAATATTTCCGTCAATATAGCTCTAAAAACCCTTAAACGGTCAGAAAGGTTATTTCCTTATGTAatgtttatcatttttaaataaaaatgtgagaaggttaaatttgttaaaataaaagtAGGATTAAATTCAGATGTACGAAGAGTATTAATAATTGGAGTATATTCTAacctaatatttattattttcttgaaAGTAGTTTTTGAATTAATGcttaattaattcattaattatattAACCAGTTAAAgataacttaattgaaaatagatacaaaacCCGAATTCTAAATTCAACTAAAGAAACTAAATTAATGAACTTGTACTTCAATTTTGAATTCCGAATTTCATTCTGTGTCTATAATCACTACAAACATCTCTACCTGCAATAATCGTGAGTGAAATGGTATTTGAAATTCATGTCCTTGTGGTATTTTTATGGATAAAAAAATCATGCGTTTGTGGATAGTTTTGAAGATAAATATTACTACAAGCAGCTTGAGGGCTGAACAAAACCAGAAGCGGTTCCATCAGCATTACTACAGGATGCTTCAGCTGCTTTGTTTCTGTAAGTGAGCTTCACGTCCTCCAGCCTTATATTACTGCAAGGATATTCTGAGCTACAATCAAACTTCACTGCTACTTCTGTCGCTGATGTTCCATGGATGTCTTGGTATGTCACATCGCTAATTTTTACTCCCGAAACCTGTGTTAATTcatttcctaatttaattaatcaatcgCAGcagttataaatttaattaatttatgttaatatgtACCTGATCAGGGCAGCTCTTTTCATCTGGGCAGTAATGTTGATCAATGACGATGGGGTTTTGGACATCGGTCATGACTGCATGCTGAAAAAGTATGTTCCTAGCAAAACCAGAGCTTTGTCTCCCCCATGACTTTATTCTCACCCCATTTTCAGTGCCAGTAAATGCAACTGTTTTAACCGTCACATTCTGCACACCAGCTTCTTCAACTTCTTTCCCAAGACTCCCAATGCTGATCCCATGGCCAGGTCCACATGCCACCTTCTCAATCCATAGATTGTTGGTGCCGGGCCCAACCGAGACACAATCATCGCCTGTTCCGATTCTGGTGTTCAGAATGGTGACGCCGCTCGATGATTGCACATGAATGCCATCGGTGTTTGGGCTATTCCCAGAGGCTGACACTCTTACACCTTCCACTTTTACGTTGTTACAACCATTGATGACAATATGATACATTTGGCTGTTTAGCGATGTTAATCCTCTTATTTCAATGCTCCGCGAATTGCTGAAGCCTAAGGACTGCAAAGCCAAATAACCAAATTTCAAAAAAGCAGAAATGGAGTAAAATtgaaggatatatatatatatacacaatgcATGTCCGTGTGCAAGGAATTGTAGTCAAACTCACCGTTGCCCCGCTGGGACAGCCTTTGCCTGACCTCTTGCAAGTCCATAAGCCAGTGCCCTGACCATCAAGTATCCCACCGTAAATCGAAACACCGTTTACATGCTCAAAGAAAAGCCAGTTTCCGGTACTTCCAATAACCTTATAATCCGATGGAGCAACAAGCGTGCCATCGATACGAAAAACAATACCATTGTTCTTGCACTGTCCACGAAAAACAACATTGCGCACCAAAAACCTCCCAGGCGGGACGTAAATAGTTGCGGGATTGATGGAGCCACAGGCCAAAGTCCATGCAGCAACCAAGGCTTGGGTTGAGTCAAAATTGTCATCGGGTTTGGCTCCATAGTTAAGAACGTTATAAGTCAATGGATCAGCTACCCCAGGTGAAGCGAAGAAAAGTAGAACAAATGCAAGAAAAACAATAGAATTGGCTGCCTGTTccgttttttttctttcaatagaATTGGTTGCctgttccatttttttttcttttgtcctTCTGGGTGATATAAAAATGTAGTGGTTTTTATAAGAGAGGAGGGAGGTGAGTGGTGAGAAGATACAATAACTAAAAGGGGTATTTATAAAAGACTGATTGAGTCTAAATTGGAAACGCAATGGGTTGTAATTAACTACAAAGTGAATAAAGCAACTTGGTCACGCCGAAATTGTTGATCTGTTTGCCGATTACGTGGGGATTGGTCTTTTGATATGTCCATGCATGCATGGCATGCAGCCGCTATTTGCTTGATTCGTATCATAAGATATCACGATAACAATGTAAATCTATAACAcatttatcaagtaaaattagcattaattCAGCGCTTGGTTGTCATTTTGTTGACACGTTGCGATTCTTTGTAGGACAAGAAAGGTGATAATGTGTAAGTAATCACTTGATCTATGTTTACACAATATTAGTTATGCACATGGCGAGTTCTATACCGTCGGATTTTCTAAAACGAATAATACTAGAAAAAGATATTCATGATAAACTGATAAATCAAAGTCTTCGAAGTATTAAAGCAGTCTATcggatatatatatgttaatgtaCCGATCAGCAGTATGGTTGGAAGAGATACGAGCGAGGAAAAGGGAGCAGAAAATAAGGAAAGgaaaacattaacaaaaaaagAGTAAAGAAATGAAGGAAGAGGGCATGCAAGCATGTGCTCCAATGGAGGTATATGAGATGGACGTTGCTTAAGATTAGAGATTTCCAGATTTCCAGGGATAGTTAGTTTCTTActagtaaaatatttaatataataaaacaaaatgaatatatataatttaagaaAACAAGGAGAAGTGTTTTCATGCAGTTGACGTGAGCAACTGGCAAAAAGCATGTGCGAGCATGGAACAAGGGCGTCACCCCCATTGGCTTTGGGCATTAACATTAGGATTGGGTTTGGCTGGGATCCTCCCCCGGCTACCAAATTTCATGTTTTCAGCTGTTCTATTATCATGTTGTGACTTTTGCGCAACGCTTGCCTTAGCTTTAAGCTTAAGAATATGAAGGAACAACAACAACGATGCCTCTTCTTAATCTCATAATTGAACTTTATCCTCATACTCATACATATTCTTTCATCATcaatttcttatttaaaaaaGATTCCAAGCATCCCATGATATGTATTATCCATGTTTACTGCAATAGTGATGTATAAATCATTTTActaatctttttagaatttatgtgctgattttatatatatatatatttgataagaaaaaagaaaggttGATGGGGaaagagaatatatatattttttgagaattttgacTAAGTCAAATTGCACTCAACCAATCAAAATTTGTCTCTTTGCCAAATTGTTCCCAGCACCACTCGACCCTCCCAAGTCCCCCACCCCACGACCACCTCGCCACCATCCTCTATCGACCTACCCGATTCAACAGCCCTGATCTGCACCTCCGTCCACCATCGACACTCAACAGTCccaaatctatttttattttattttatatttttttccgttttattttcaatttttccctCATTTTTGTTTTCAGCATccttgtttcattttctttttctttttctttcatttttttcatcttaattaaatagttaatttcgTTTTCCTTTGTAGGTGGAGGTTAAACAATGGATTCAGTGCAGACAGGGACGATAAATATGGTCGCTTTCACGAAAACCTTCCTACCAGCTGCTTCGTCCCTAAAGTATAAATTGTATTTTTCACATTCTTGCATATGCTATTTTCATTCGGGAAAATTCAAGATTCACTTTGTCAATTCTTTGAATCATGTAAACGTTAGAAAATTTCTGATTCTGTAATTTGATTTTGATAAGAAAACAATTAAATTTCCCTAATTAATTGAGATGATATTGTGTGCAAAATTGAATGTTCCATGATACTTGATTTTTGCTAACTTGATTTACACACATTATTTGTATGATTTTTATTGCcgtaaataaattttgttttatcttgtgttgagaaaaaaaaattgaaaaaaaaattgataaatattcctctaattgtttaaattgtgagtaaagtCTTAGAATTGTGATCGATTGTGTAACGAGGTCAGGTGTTTGGATTGTAATAATCTATCTTCACGTTAAAAGATTGAGTAAAGTTCTAAGCACTTTACTTACTCCGTTAGTCTTAACAATTATGAGTAAAGCTAGTAGTCGTTTAGAGATGTGACGAGTTGAGTAATCGAGGTGGGATTTTTGGGTTGTCATCCTTCTTTGCGTAAAAAGATTTAGTGGCACTCTAAATAAGCTTTTTAATTAgggagaaaaaagagagagaaaggaaCACAAGAAATGGGACAAATGGTTATTTATggttgcaaatttttatttaattttggtgtATTAACAAGTTAGCATGAATTGATATTATGGAGCTTGATTGTGAGAATATTtgataattatgtgtttaattgaaTTGTGAATCGACGTGTTAACTTGAGAAAGACAGTTTGGGATcgatattttactaatttttatttGCTTGATTGGATTGGGATTGTGGTGATTACATTGACTTGAATTATCGTAGCATGTTTGGATTGATAAATGCAAGAAATAATTGAGTTAAGCATTGACTAAGTGAGAGAGGGGAATTTGATAATGTGTTTAATtgaaatatcattattatttattttaattaattttagatatGAATTTGACCTAAATTAACACTTAATTGATCATTTCTTATGTAAGTACAATTATTGTCTAATGTGTCAGGAAATGAGCAAATATGTAAAATGCACAAAAGATTTGACACGAGAACTCGAATTGGTGCGTAAGACAAAGATcttagaattttttattattatttctattaagACTTCTTGCCATTTTTAAGtttatctctttttattttaggattttattaaattagcttattattattattggggCTATTATTTGATACGCTAgcagtgtatttttttatttcaaaagcaattttaaaaatttaacatgagtctctctttttaaaaaaaatatttatttttaaaatgttttactaTATGCCTATAAAAAAACTTGTCAACCTCTTTCTACTTGTAAAATCTAATAAATCTAATGGCACATTATTATTATATCCGTTAATTAGTAGAGGGGGAGGAGCACAACTAACTAGGGGCGAGTAAAATCCGATTTGAGTagaaaaattctataaaaaatttaaattttgaattaaatagttcgagttattcggataaactcgaaaaaaaaatcaaatttttttgtttaactcgaatatgaaatatataatttGAGTTATCCAAAAATTTGAATAGGAAAAAagcaaaactacgtcgttttgataaatggttacctattaagttaaaaggcaaaacaattatattatttatgtagttaaataattttgtacttcgtctactagttaaataatcgatcAATGTAAATACAacattgaatataaataatatgattcaTTAACTCGACTCAATTTGACtttattcgatttgattcgaaaaaaatttaaattgagtttggttgctaaaataaaatttgtcaactcgactaactcgaaatttttacTCGATTTAATTTGACTCAATTGAATGCTCACCCTATAGCCACCCAAAAAAATTGTTaggctttattttattataataatatatatagagagagtgtaacaccccttacccgagaccgtttccggagtcgagcacgaggcattacttagcttatcttaccaattcggagcataaaaactaggtttgaaaatttatttcattattcgcagcaaatctgtccaatcgcgcagcagttactaaattaattataacttgagctacagaactcgaaatttaattccgtaaattttccctgaaactagactcatatatctactcaccataaaatttttagaatttttggtttagcaaattagtacagtttattagttaaagtctcccctgtttcaccacctgactgccctgacctctagtcactaaaaataagttttctcactgtaggattttcatatgaagttcttacttgtttctacagaaatagactcattaagaaatctaagcatgtaaatttcaactcataaccatttttttacaatttgtaattattttctaaactcagaacaggggactccaaaaacagttctgaccctatcttactaaaattcacatatcttaaaatataaatttcctttttctacaccgttatttttccatgaaaatagactcaacaagctttaattccatatatcattcaccctctaattcattttatactatcttgggtgatttttcaaattcacgtcactgtgctgcctgaattctgtttctttgcaaaattttatcctttcatgatttccatgcataatttatcacctaatctttcataacaacaaacaccttcatccttaatcattttaataaccatacatcatcaaatacttacacatcactcattagcaaaatcatcattacaaacatacaaaataactaaatccctatacatgccataactcaaacgtgtttcgatataaaataccgagcagttgtagttgatagtgtggacgatctccgacttctttaggatccttgaagtagctttgcaatactataagagaaagagaaataaaagaagtaagcataaagcttagtaagtttactagcaaataaataacaatatttaacttaaataattaaactcaatgtctatatctctagtttactctttagttaatctcatactagttctcttacttgtttacttagaatacttgtgtgcataacttactcaatccttgctgcatcgttgaacatcaattgatagtataataagttcttaagtcttacaacttacctgagcttgctatttatgctttaaactgaactttcatgaacatgattcgtttacaagcccgttgagctacattggaataataaggatactcgggtctcttctgataataacatgccaaagccatgtcccagacatggtcttacatgggatgttctcgtgatggtgcccatgccatgtcccagacatggtcttataggggacctctcatctcggtgccaacgccatgtcctagacatggtcttacatgggacctctcgtctcggtgcccatgccatgtcccagacatggtcttacaggggacctctcatgatcttaaggatgccaatgccatgtcccagacatggtcttacatgggatctctttacccaaatgtcatgacattcgtatccagtaccatccttatgtatcaacgggacttttaaattttaattctctatcatttcatgcttggatcatcatcaaataaattcataaaataaattcataattgctggaaattaacagcattaataataaatattgaaatattacatttatttaccgtaaacttacctcggtaccaattatagccaaattcaccaacttagtcttcaactttattcttccctttgtctaacctcgagtttcgtacttcttgatctaaaatagtaaatttaacttatttaataatcacattcatcaaaacagccctcgactctaaatttttcaaaattacaattttgcccctaaacttttacatatttacatttttgccccaaggctcggaaattaaacttcatctcttattcttatgttttataacattctgaacatttttcccttctatggaaacatcaaattcccactctaacatgtacttatgaacattaggtatttttaccgattatgtcgttttactcgttttcacttaaaatcgcttagcaaaagttgtttaacataatttctagcttcatattctatcataaaacatcaaaataaacacttttcacctatgggtatttttccaaatataaaccctaggttaaattattgctagaataagctaaattaagctaccgggatctcaaaaacataaagaacattaaaaacggggcttgggatcacttactatggagcttggaagcttgaaaaccctaactatggcttccccccttgctgatttcgttcatatgaagaagatgatgatttttgccatctttttcccttttaattcattttaattactagattaccaaattgcccctaacttaaaaattttctatttcacttatctcatgtccatttttgtctaccaagttaccaatggtataattaccatataaggacctccaatttaaagtttcataacaattggacacctctaacatgtagaactcaacatttgcactttttacaatttagtccttttgactaaattgagtgcccaaatgtcgaaattttcgaacgaaattttcaaaaaatcattttgtgaaattgtagaccataaaaatataagaaaaataaaatttttctcatcggatttgtggttccgaaaccactgttccgataacctcaaatttgggcaTTACAGAGAGAGAAAAATTAGAGGCGAAACCTACACCCACCGaaacttgttttcttttttattttatttaataatttatttaataacttttattttaagtAGATAGTTTTGATCTAGTTTTAGGTCGATAATTGATCTGGTGTTTGAACTTTGAGACTATTTGCACTTATTTTTTTCACATTGGTATTCATTAATTCTCCGATTTAGGAGATAGACTCAATCGTCTCACAACTTTTAGCATCAAATCAAGAAAGGGTACTTGGTTCAGTGTTAGACAGCATACCATCCGTGAATTTGTACGATTCGTAATTGTCATATTTGGTACAACGAAGAACAAATTGATGTGACTAATTGAGTGAGTGGTTAGATCCATCAAGGGAGTTAATGATCAAGTTTACACGACTCGTACAATTGAAGCCGCTAATTTGAGCTAGGTTATTTTAGTTGTAAGGTAGGCAAGGAATTAGATCGTGGAAGTTACTTTCAAGGTTATTTGCTTGGAAAGGGTTAGCTATCGGGTTGTTTCCGTAATTAATTTACTACTAAAGAAGAATTAGGAAGTTTGAGGTTGTTCATTGATCTTTATAATCAACTTATTGACCAAAGAAAAAAATGTATTATCTAGGATCAATTCCCGCAGTTAGtttaagaaaaaaactaaaatttaaagtttaattgttGATTCCATACATTGGGGACCaatttgaataaaaagaaaagctgTTATGAAATTTCAATAAGAATGGAAAGTAGGAGGTCTCTAATGAATATGTGAAATCGGATTTTAATCCGAAggtctactaatacaagctgtcTTTTCATATGACAATCCGACCTCGTAACAGTACTGTTTAGTGTGAGTTTAAACATTGAATGACCATtaaacaacatttgcttttattttgctttacgtacaaaaaccacatgaggataattatacaaagtatattaatgtaattaatgaaattattttattaaccaatctatttaaaaaaattacaagtatacataaacaaaaatactacacttagaaCACGAGATCCAACAATTGGTGATACAAAGATAAGttataatatatgaatattgTTAACATGTAGAAGATCATGCGGATTGAATATACGAGCTCGGAGGGTCAATGTGAAAACATGATGAATCAATCGATTTGATTCGAAAATGGTATGTTAATATGGTTATATGTTATGAATCAAATAGAAATGTGAATATCAATCATGCTAATATGTTAATATGGTACGGTTAATTGAAACATGTGTATATTGATTCATATAGTATTCTTGGTCCTTTAGTTGCGTATGCTAATTGGTATATGGATTGAAATCTTGGTATGATTATATTGGCATATGGATTGGATAAAtatcatatttgaattgaaaacttGGTATTTTATGTGAAATTATTTAACTTGTACCCTTTTTACTTAAATCATGGAAGTACTACTGAACTTTATTACTCGATGTACAGTTTATTTTCTGTACGCATATTTAGGTACTTTTCGAGATCCTAAGTAGTGACTCCAGCATCCAGCTAGAGATCCTAGACGCATCAAAATTTGTAAAGcctgttttttgttttttatacggcatgtacctaggttaagTCGAGTTTTGTATAATATACTATCTTGTGAATTTTTGAAAGTTAGAATTGAAAGTTTCTGAGTAATGGCATAATGAAATAGTTGTATATGTataattttggtatatttgattTACATGAGATGAtgttaagtttaacttatgtacATGAATTGGCTAAAATGGGCTAAATAGTTAGTAATATGTTAACTACATGTATGCTTGAATTTAATGGTAAAATGGTAGTAATATTTAAGCATAAATTGTATTAATGTTAAGGATGGAGCATTGAATTATGGAATGCTGTTTATTTGATTAAATGGAAGGGATAATTTGTACACATGAATGATAAAAACAGGTATCAAAATTTGACCATTACGATAAGATCTAGCCCATATGCCACACCACAACGTCAAGCAATGGTCGTTATGACAATGTCAAGTCATATGTGGCATCTCAATGAGGTATCCCCAATGTCGCGACATCAactcaactttaaaaatattacaaattggCCCTAATTCAATCTCAGGTTAGCAATAGAacttttgtaagctcgtatatGACTCAGAAACGAATGTATATCATATTTAATGTATGTATTGCttgaaatttaattgtttatatAAATCGAATATAGATTGATCGTAGTAGagctgatcatgggccgggccgagtTCAGGTCGggctcaaataaaaaattaggcTTGTTTGTTAAGCCCGACCcaaaaaaatgggcctaaaattttgtccaagcccgacCCAGGTAAAAATGCTAAAAACTGGGCCAACCCAGCCGgcctatattaatttttatattatttttatataattttaaaatatatagaatacatcaaaaatactaaaaacatgaaaataaatatttcccaacaaattgaaaataaattttaaaaaatatgtatagttaaataacactaagatagatgcaacttaacaagcaaatgtctctaaaataataacaaaattaacaataaaataagttttatacaatattcaaataataacaataaaatagtagcaactaATGGTAACAAAATAAGgcgaaaataacaagaaaataatatttaaaaaagcaattttttttgtcctttagtgaattcgggtcACGCCGGGCCGGGTCCAGACCAAAAATACCTTACTCGAGGCCTGGCCCTTTTTTAAACGGGCTTTTTTTTGTCTtagcccattttttgggcttatatttttgtctaaaccctcccacatttcgggcgggcCCTTAAGCTAGGCCGGGTGGCTcaacccatgatcaggtctagaTCGTAGTTACGCTGACAACGAATGTAACAACTTATAGCTCGAATCCAACAATTGATTCAGGCATCAAAATGTTACAACTTGAGTTCGATTTAAAGTTGGACTAAAGGATATCcaaactctcccccactcaagctTGCTTTGCGATTGAAAAAGTTTTTGCCTAAAACTTCTAACGCACTGGGATTCCAGTACAGCtgatcttgttaaaaatttgtttGCCTCCAAAAATATTAACAGTGATTGAGACAGCAGCCAGCTTATTTCTTCTgcatgttaaataaataaatagaaaattaaagaaaTCATTCAGAAACATTACACTGTGCTGCCTTCAAGCAAGGAATGCTTGTAGTAGTCCGTGAATACATGAAAAGAATATGGATTGCTAAATATAAGAGAAAAGAAGCCACAACAACTTCACAAATCAAATCAACAGTCCCAACCCAACATCTCAAATAGTTGCCATGCTTCTTTTAGTATTTACATCAAGAAACTGACTTGAGTTGtgaataaaattgaatgaatgacTGAGGCAACCACAGACCTCCTTGCCTCAGGCTCAGGCACACGCACAGGCAGCGCTGGCTCCTTCCAGTTGTTGCCTTGCATTGCATCTACATCTGCCCTATATATGTTCTACATACAGACCTCACTTCTAGCTTCATGGGTTATGTCAGTTCCTGGAATCATCAATCGCATCTGAGGAGCTGCTGATCTTCCTGCTACCTCCTTGGCTTTTCTTGTTGGTGCTGGACTTTGAGTCGATGCGGACTGTCTTTGCTGAGAAGCAGTGACGCACGCGGATCTGATGGCTTTTTGTTTCTGTTGAGCAACTGCCGTTTATAGACACCGTCAATACCACTTCCTTATCACGAGTGTCTTCACACCACCAGTTCTGCGGGATGCCATCAACAAGATCTTCTAGGGTGTGGAATTCTTCATGATGGACCGCAACCTCCACAGACTGTTC
This window of the Gossypium hirsutum isolate 1008001.06 chromosome A09, Gossypium_hirsutum_v2.1, whole genome shotgun sequence genome carries:
- the LOC107933632 gene encoding polygalacturonase — protein: MEQATNSIERKKTEQAANSIVFLAFVLLFFASPGVADPLTYNVLNYGAKPDDNFDSTQALVAAWTLACGSINPATIYVPPGRFLVRNVVFRGQCKNNGIVFRIDGTLVAPSDYKVIGSTGNWLFFEHVNGVSIYGGILDGQGTGLWTCKRSGKGCPSGATSLGFSNSRSIEIRGLTSLNSQMYHIVINGCNNVKVEGVRVSASGNSPNTDGIHVQSSSGVTILNTRIGTGDDCVSVGPGTNNLWIEKVACGPGHGISIGSLGKEVEEAGVQNVTVKTVAFTGTENGVRIKSWGRQSSGFARNILFQHAVMTDVQNPIVIDQHYCPDEKSCPDQVSGVKISDVTYQDIHGTSATEVAVKFDCSSEYPCSNIRLEDVKLTYRNKAAEASCSNADGTASGFVQPSSCL